Proteins encoded in a region of the Anopheles aquasalis chromosome 2, idAnoAquaMG_Q_19, whole genome shotgun sequence genome:
- the LOC126572870 gene encoding proteasome activator complex subunit 4B-like isoform X2, which yields MADALSTESLATAATTDVVSSESTTTMDDESSDSGEQNRPKRNERIEKLGFKPQKELFCNKYLPYADQLDDESQAMLVTVKNNLGKAVAMRDIGLGAAKAVRQLITYLRLYGMKFSKEDHIKFVKLLLEMLLIPKLDPKMLARISDAIYVLLKKREYISPDELQIEWRPLYDLFQLVITRKNKRGELFNTLTQNELAIQYVAEVCSPYFPPSSTQELLDELLPRLQPLDNGSHCEEMTMLNIFLNYERGYELWFEKLMHIWDTYHNPAWGSDLMNMFASVATKNIGHIDWEPYIPTMFARITRSIDFPVNYNSTQKLGRNALMPESIATWIVSALGPKSSAQRYLNTFMSTIESYLHPANMGKWTTMLADIVLVLPRCFIERLVIERYRKGHHIRPVPNDQKLTEECITAFVECMKPVVFQAMYSRINLQDVSKVMQHLADLRPALIIPPIIERVYSSLDSLTEPHKLTATMYGLIGVARALVSGHKGYTEGRTHVIPMLFAMLPGIDRNDLKKTMSTFQFLSSVMFLIPVIDCSKAGEFHTNMTDDERMLCEQTAEFESFVLQYLDRIFLLIEGSSVNNVRMEQSDADSTHSRMEMTAEALVLHCTHNILGQCSEPIIAAASRKLLEFVQTSILEPRVAGQMVGCLIRVFAKLNGKQIFRVLMPHILRSLESYMDEHENVHELEKHNDEVLYYLVLLANLVRGDPQILCQHLDELLPTLDKLITFKCTRVARYVSLIVGSIMNILSTLQNSDVRNSPDCFRKPLSEVLPVKRWGEKMPSDAKVDCWIQPDAVMRDACERLLHRYLPAQLEQIERHSAGEVKLSREDLNRSLMLVLALIRCSNFLPNWDDEEPIVLFESCLTNADLLLNVMLGFEGLEIRMPDGSNVRRTIIRVIGRLQDAMLRTSEDDTQSLKSIINLYERVLLRKHANSSYDTQMRTFNLTRRYQTYRLTRCKRDVRALVYSRALIQQDARDEASVPLLTGTHVEVLHKLFDLAISYYATVRIAAQNKLQSMLSIFPQSCRLLTDRIVECLQLDANQHHEKFKGILYLLYMKRRERIITINNWEYLGRVWIALLRSKLSEKPSVVRLLDSITDVILNEAPTYMLEVDIDERTVELALALRTANADQLDLAAGLAFRERENKRNREHYDRLVSDILTSVDNYKLHRLYHYLATVMLVNLSHPYVSHPPAVVRHAVHGLIHDSISERKLSLRLLLQIFRQQKRPRKKIPMNPLAIAAMRRGEALSQESIPPNPGSNVTPGYREDNLWLQYDREKVPTCQAEWDEPRYIYSNEGCFGWTKDFAVYPPSAEHPKLDRTVEEMNPQEHIIFEFFQQQDHVDRLIKYWSLEEKKGKDKFSSSRMVLVKMVMKVFGDQLLDRFMCHLKRLIEDKSSESSHRCAAEVMTGIMRGAKHWPYEKTRAMYEQMVPLIRLAMDNVTVDTNGYWGTCFATSAQSMDPSKQYWLHEVLLENPLQDASSFSDCNRLYFLQGAFNQHVWRMASVAHRLLDYLKPHLNHPFQSKRERLGNTLINIFEGDLRFMGHERFPISPQRPDMFAYVMPKVAILLEQDPEVPMPVVEDETKMEVEGASSVTNGEGSEYAKAVRLFKTVAHWTTYTICRCSNGNEPEYFDLLPIACRLERSEQDQELRSICTLLLGVVSQALTLPSCMDVALNKIDEISKMPFWSARRSVIDVLQVQTFYNMTIILSRPEWKAKVQEIVLRLLGDSVVEVREKAAEVLCGLVHCSFLTATEELLELFQSKCRTKMIRTRRLRVGQQQSYSSEANKTDSVEAKAVIARHTGVLGLCAFISAYPYEVPEFVPTVFEHLGAHLNDPQPIPATIRKTMGDFKRTHHDNWEIHKLKFTEDQLAVLSDLSIPPSYYA from the exons ATGGCGGATGCGCTGTCGACAGAATCGCTGGCCACGGCTGCAACCACGGACGTGGTATCGTCCGAATCGACGACTACGATGGACGACGAGAGCAGTGACAGCGGGGAGCAGAATCGGCCCAAGCGAAATGAACGGATCGAGAAGCTGGGCTTCAAGCCCCAGAAGGAGTTGTTCTGCAACAAGTATCTCCCGTACGCCGATCAGCTGGATGACGAGTCGCAGGCCATGCTGGTCACCGTCAAGAACAATCTGGGCAAAGCGGTGGCAATGCGTGATATCGGTCTTGGAGCCGCAAAGGCCGTTCGTCAGCTAATTAC GTACTTGCGGCTGTATGGGATGAAGTTTTCCAAAGAAGACCATATCAAGTTCGTGAAGTTGCTGCTCGAGATGCTGCTCATCCCGAAGCTCGATCCGAAGATGCTTGCCCGTATAAGCGATGCGATCTACGTGTTGCTAAA AAAACGTGAATACATCAGCCCTGACGAATTACAGATCGAGTGGCGTCCCTTATACGATTTGTTTCAGCTCGTGATAACGCGAAAGAACAAGAGAGGCGAACTGTTCAACACCTTGAC GCAAAACGAATTGGCAATACAATACGTGGCGGAAGTTTGTTCTCC ATACTTTCCACCATCCTCGACGCAAGAGCTGCTGGATGAACTGTTGCCACGGCTCCAGCCGCTGGATAACGGCAGCCACTGCGAGGAGATGACGATGTTGAACATTTTCCTCAACTACGAACGGGGCTACGAGCTGTGGTTCGAAAAGTTGATGCACATATGGGACACGTACCATAACCCCGCGTGGGGTTCTGATCTGATGAACATGTTCGCGTCAGTTGCCACGAAGAATATCGGCCACATTGACTGGGAACCGTACATTCCGACCATGTTTGCTCGCATAACGCGCTCCATAGACTTCCCCGTCAATTACAACAGTACGCAGAAGCTTGGCCGTAACGCGCTGATGCCGGAATCGATCGCCACGTGGATTGTGTCGGCGCTCGGACCGAAGAGCAGCGCCCAGCGCTACCTGAACACGTTCATGTCAACCATCGAATCGTACCTGCACCCGGCCAACATGGGCAAGTGGACGACGATGCTGGCCGAtatcgtgctcgtgctgccgCGCTGCTTTATCGAGCGGCTCGTCATCGAACGGTATCGCAAGGGCCACCACATCCGCCCGGTACCTAACGATCAAAAACTGACGGAAGAATGCATAACGGCGTTCGTGGAGTGCATGAAACCGGTCGTGTTTCAGGCGATGTATTCACGCATCAATCTGCAGGATGTGAGCAAAGTGATGCAGCATCTGGCCGATCTGCGACCTGCGCTAATCATTCCACCGATTATCGAGCGCGTGTACAGCAGTCTGGATTCACTGACGGAACCGCACAAGCTCACGGCGACCATGTACGGGCTGATAGGTGTGGCGCGTGCGCTTGTTTCGGGCCACAAGGGTTACACCGAGGGCCGGACGCACGTCATTCCGATGTTGTTCGCTATGCTGCcgggaatcgatcgaaacgatctGAAGAAAACGATGAGCACATTCCAGTTTCTTTCCTCCGTCATGTTCCTGATTCCGGTGATCGATTGTTCGAAGGCGGGCGAATTCCACACCAACATGACCGACGACGAGCGGATGCTGTGCGAGCAGACGGCCGAGTTCGAGAGTTTCGTGCTACAGTACCTCGATCGGATCTTTCTGCTCATTGAGGGCAGCTCGGTCAATAATGTGCGCATGGAGCAATCGGATGCCGACTCGACGCACTCGCGCATGGAGATGACGGCCGAGGCGCTGGTACTGCACTGTACCCACAACATACTTGGCCAGTGCTCGGAGCCgatcattgctgctgcttcacgcaAATTGCTTGAATTTGTGCAAACGAGCATCCTCGAACCGAGGGTGGCCGGTCAGATGGTGGGCTGTCTGATACGGGTGTTTGCCAAGCTGAACGGAAAGCAAATCTTCCGCGTACTGATGCCCCACATCCTGCGCTCGCTTGAGTCGTACATGGACGAGCACGAGAATGTGCACGAGCTCGAGAAGCATAACGATGAGGTACTGTACTAtcttgtgctgctggcgaatcTGGTGCGCGGTGATCCGCAGATCCTTTGCCAGCACCTTGACGAGCTGCTGCCGACGCTGGACAAACTGATCACGTTCAAGTGCACACGGGTCGCTCGCTACGTATCGCTTATCGTTGGCAGCATTATGAACATCTTGTCCACGCTACAGAATAGCGACGTGCGCAACAGTCCCGATTGTTTCCGGAAGCCGCTGTCCGAGGTGCTGCCGGTGAAGCGGTGGGGCGAAAAGATGCCATCCGATGCTAAGGTCGATTGTTGGATACAGCCGGACGCGGTGATGCGGGATGCATGTGAACGTCTGCTGCATCGTTACCTGCCAGCGCAACTGGAGCAGATTGAGCGTCATTCGGCGGGGGAAGTGAAGCTTTCGCGTGAGGATCTGAACCGAAGCCTCATGCTCGTCCTGGCGCTCATTCGTTGCAGCAACTTTTTGCCCAACTGGGACGACGAGGAACCGATCGTGCTGTTCGAGTCGTGCCTTACCAACGCGGATCTGCTCCTGAATGTGATGCTTGGATTTGAGGGGCTCGAAATACGTATGCCCGACGGTAGCAACGTGCGGCGTACGATAATCCGCGTGATTGGACGCTTGCAGGATGCGATGCTGCGCACCTCCGAGGACGATACACAATCGCTGAAATCGATCATTAACCTGTACGagcgggtgctgctgcgaaaACACGCCAACAGTTCGTACGACACGCAGATGCGCACGTTCAACCTTACGCGACGCTATCAGACGTACCGGTTAACTCGCTGCAAGCGTGATGTGCGCGCCCTTGTTTACTCTCGCGCTCTCATTCAGCAGGACGCTAGGGACGAGGCCAGTGTCCCGTTGCTCACCGGTACCCACGTGGAGGTGCTACACAAACTGTTCGATCTGGCCATCTCGTACTATGCCACGGTACGCATTGCTGCTCAGAATAAGCTACAATCGATGCTGTCGATCTTTCCGCAAAGTTGCCGCCTGCTAACCGATCGCATTGTCGAGTGCCTTCAGCTCGATGCCAACCAGCATCACGAGAAGTTTAAAGGCATTCTTTACCTGCTGTACATGAAGCGCCGCGAGCGAATCATCACGATCAACAACTGGGAGTACTTGGGGCGCGTATGGATAGCGTTGCTGCGGTCGAAGCTATCGGAAAAACCGTCCGTCGTCCGGCTGCTCGACTCGATCACCGATGTTATCCTGAACGAGGCGCCTACCTATATGCTGGAGGTAGATATCGATGAGCGGACTGTCGAACTGGCCCTCGCTTTGCGAACAGCGAATGCCGATCAGCTCGATCTGGCCGCTGGTTTGGCCTTCCGAGAGCgggaaaacaaacgcaaccgTGAGCATTACGATCGGTTGGTAAGCGATATACTGACGTCCGTGGATAACTATAAGCTACATCGGCTCTATCACTACCTGGCGACGGTGATGTTGGTCAATTTGAGTCATCCGTATGTCTCCCATCCGCCGGCAGTGGTGCGTCATGCAGTGCACGGATTGATACATGATTCCATCTCCGAACGCAAACTGTCGCTTCGGCTGTTGCTTCAGATCTTCCGGCAGCAGAAACGTCCGCGCAAAAAGATCCCAATGAATCCGCTCGCGATTGCCGCCATGCGCCGTGGTGAGGCTTTATCGCAGGAATCGATTCCACCGAATCCGGGATCGAATGTAACACCCGGTTACCGGGAAGACAACTTGTGGTTGCAGTATGATCGCGAGAAGGTTCCGACCTGTCAGGCGGAATGGGACGAACCACGGTACATCTACAGTAACGAGGGTTGTTTCGGCTGGACGAAGGACTTTGCCGTGTACCCGCCGAGCGCAGAGCATCCGAAGCTTGACCGAACGGTGGAGGAGATGAATCCGCAGGAGCACATCATTTTCGAGTTTTTCCAGCAACAGGATCACGTGGATCGACTGATCAAGTACTGGTcgctggaggagaagaagggcaaGGACAAATTCAGCAGCTCGcgcatggtgctggtgaagatggtgatgaaaGTGTTCGGTGatcagctgctcgatcgcttcATGTGCCACCTGAAGCGACTGATCGAGGACAAGTCGTCGGAGAGTAGCCACCGGTGTGCGGCCGAGGTGATGACGGGCATCATGCGTGGTGCCAAGCATTGGCCGTACGAAAAGACGCGTGCCATGTACGAGCAGATGGTTCCGCTAATACGGCTCGCGATGGACAACGTGACGGTCGATACGAACGGTTACTGGGGTACGTGCTTTGCCACGTCGGCTCAGTCGATGGACCCGTCGAAACAGTATTGGCTACACGAGGTGTTGCTGGAGAATCCACTGCAAGATGCGAGCAGCTTCAGCGATTGCAATCGGCTCTACTTCCTCCAGGGTGCATTCAATCAGCACGTGTGGCGTATGGCGAGTGTTGCGCACCGGCTGCTCGATTATTTGAAGCCACACTTGAACCATCCCTTCCAGAGCAAGCGCGAACGGTTGGGCAACACGCTGATCAACATCTTCGAGGGGGATCTGCGGTTCATGGGACATGAACGATTCCCCATTTCGCCCCAGCGACCGGATATGTTTGCGTACGTAATGCCAAAGGTTGCGATCTTGCTGGAGCAGGACCCGGAAGTACCGATGCCCGTTGTCGAGGACGAGACGAAGATGGAAGTCGAGGGTGCCTCATCGGTGACCAACGGCGAGGGTAGCGAGTACGCCAAAGCAGTGCGGCTATTTAAAACAG TGGCCCACTGGACAACATACACCATCTGCCGGTGCTCGAACGGTAATGAGCCCGAGTACTTCGATCTGCTACCGATCGCATGCCGTCTCGAGCGTTCTGAGCAGGATCAGGAGTTGCGGTCGATCTGCACGCTGTTGCTGGGTGTCGTTTCGCAAGCTCTAACACTGCCAAGTTGTATGGATGTGGCGCTGAACAAGATCGATGAAATATCAAAGATGCCGTTCTGGTCCGCCCGTCGTTCCGTGATCGATGTGCTTCAGGTGCAGACGTTCTACAACATGACCATCATACTGAGCCGCCCGGAATGGAAGGCGAAGGTGCAGGAGATCGTACTTCGGCTGCTGGGTGACAGTGTGGTGGAGGTACGGGAGAAGGCTGCCGAAGTGCTGTGTGGACTGGTGCACTGCTCTTTCCTCACGGCCACCGaggagctgctcgagctgTTCCAGAGTAAATGCCGCACGAAGATGATCCGCACGAGGCGCCTTCGTGTGGGGCAGCAGCAATCCTACTCCAGTGAGGCCAACAAAACCGACAG TGTGGAAGCGAAAGCCGTGATCGCTCGGCATACTGGTGTGCTCGGGTTGTGTGCCTTCATCTCTGCCTACCCGTACGAAGTGCCTGAGTTCGTACCGACTGTGTTCGAGCATCTTGGGGCACATCTAAACGATCCTCAACCAATACCG GCTACGATCCGCAAGACGATGGGTGACTTTAAGCGAACCCATCACGACAACTGGGAAATCCACAAGCTCAAGTTCACCGAAGATCAGCTGGCCGTATTGAGCGATCTGTCGATTCCTCCATCATACTACGCCTAA